The following proteins are encoded in a genomic region of Falsibacillus pallidus:
- a CDS encoding LapA family protein has product MKFQWTLLFGIVFALIVAIFAVINVDNVEVNYLFGTAEWPLILVILGSVFMGGIIIGSVGFVRMYSLQRKVKQLEKQNAALQEELNKNSAFKSEESTFNKKNIPDHIDGHEGE; this is encoded by the coding sequence ATGAAATTTCAATGGACATTATTATTTGGAATTGTTTTTGCTTTGATTGTAGCCATTTTTGCCGTCATTAATGTGGATAATGTTGAAGTCAATTATTTGTTTGGGACAGCTGAATGGCCGTTGATATTGGTGATACTTGGATCTGTGTTCATGGGCGGTATCATCATTGGCTCGGTAGGCTTTGTGCGGATGTACAGCCTCCAGCGAAAAGTGAAGCAGCTTGAAAAACAAAATGCAGCCCTGCAAGAAGAATTAAACAAGAATTCAGCATTCAAATCAGAAGAATCAACTTTCAATAAGAAAAACATCCCTGACCACATTGATGGCCACGAGGGAGAATAA
- the secDF gene encoding protein translocase subunit SecDF, which produces MVKRSRIVAFILVILLFAGLAGATTQNILKNIKLGLDLQGGFEVLYQVEPAKKGQKITKEVLQNTADALDRRINVLGVSEPSIQIEGNNRIRVQLAGVEDQNEARKILSTQANLTFRDVNDKVRLDGTDLVSGKAKQTFDDKNNPIVSLQLKDKDAFYNLTKDLSQKPYPDNKLVIWLDFEEGKDSYKAEAKKADPKFISDPQVSKPINSSDVQITGNFTIDEAKNLASLLNAGALPVKLKETYSTSVGAKFGEQAMHKTILAGIIGISIIFLFMLFYYRIPGLVAVVTLSIYIYLILVIFDWMNGVLTLPGIAALILGVGMAVDANIITYERIKEEIKVGKSIRAAFQAGNKSSFMTILDANLTTILAGIVLFIYGTSSVKGFATMLIVSILASFITAVFGSRLLLGLLVNSRALKGKPSLMGVKKGDVKDIAENFDTLDLPTRFDKFDFVKPSKKFFGYSIITVLLGLIFLIIFQLNLGIDFTHGTRVELLSKSALTKDQIESQFDELHLKPDTVVLSGKNNEIGVAQFKGVLSQKEIADLKTSFTKKLGNEPNVSTVSPTIGKELARNAIKSVIIASIGIIIYVTLRFELYMALAAIIALLYDAFFIIGVFSITRLEVDLTFIAAVLTIVGYSINDTIVTFDRIRENMAKKRRIKTPEELEEVVNKSVRQTFTRSVNTVLTVVITVVAMLIFGSESIRNFSIALLIGLLSGAYSSIFIASQLWLVWKKKELKKKGTIKTVKEKKKWSDEPQV; this is translated from the coding sequence ATGGTAAAAAGAAGCAGAATCGTTGCATTTATCCTTGTAATTTTGCTATTCGCTGGCTTAGCGGGTGCAACGACCCAGAACATTTTGAAGAACATCAAGCTTGGCCTTGATCTGCAGGGTGGATTCGAAGTCCTGTATCAAGTGGAGCCGGCAAAAAAAGGACAGAAGATCACGAAGGAAGTCCTTCAAAATACCGCAGATGCATTGGACCGCAGGATCAATGTTCTCGGTGTGAGCGAGCCGAGCATCCAAATTGAAGGAAATAACCGGATCCGCGTTCAATTGGCAGGGGTAGAAGATCAAAATGAAGCACGCAAGATCCTATCCACTCAAGCGAATCTGACTTTCCGTGATGTCAATGATAAAGTCCGCCTTGATGGAACAGACCTTGTTTCAGGAAAGGCAAAGCAGACCTTCGATGACAAGAACAATCCGATTGTCTCGCTGCAATTGAAAGACAAAGATGCATTCTATAACCTGACAAAAGATTTGTCTCAAAAACCATACCCAGACAACAAGTTAGTCATCTGGCTTGATTTTGAAGAAGGCAAAGACTCTTATAAAGCAGAAGCCAAAAAAGCGGATCCAAAGTTCATTTCAGATCCGCAAGTTTCCAAGCCGATCAATTCCTCTGATGTCCAGATAACAGGGAATTTCACAATCGATGAAGCAAAGAATCTTGCTTCCCTTTTAAATGCTGGAGCACTGCCAGTGAAATTGAAAGAAACATACTCAACGTCCGTCGGGGCTAAGTTCGGAGAACAGGCAATGCATAAGACGATCCTCGCGGGGATCATCGGGATCAGCATCATCTTCCTGTTCATGCTTTTCTATTACCGCATCCCAGGATTGGTGGCAGTTGTCACGTTATCAATCTATATCTATTTGATCCTGGTTATCTTTGATTGGATGAACGGTGTCCTGACACTGCCTGGAATCGCCGCCTTGATCCTCGGTGTCGGTATGGCAGTGGATGCCAATATCATCACATATGAACGGATAAAAGAAGAAATCAAGGTCGGGAAGTCCATTAGGGCAGCATTCCAAGCTGGTAATAAATCTTCCTTTATGACCATTTTGGATGCAAACTTAACGACAATCCTTGCAGGTATTGTACTTTTCATTTATGGGACAAGCTCTGTCAAAGGATTTGCGACAATGTTGATTGTCAGCATCCTGGCAAGTTTTATCACGGCTGTATTCGGTTCACGCCTATTATTAGGATTGCTGGTGAACAGCCGAGCTTTGAAAGGCAAGCCTTCCTTAATGGGTGTTAAAAAAGGTGACGTCAAAGATATCGCTGAGAACTTTGATACATTGGATCTTCCAACGCGCTTTGATAAGTTCGATTTCGTCAAGCCTTCCAAAAAGTTCTTTGGCTACTCAATCATAACCGTTCTATTAGGCTTGATTTTCCTGATCATATTCCAATTGAATCTGGGAATTGATTTCACACATGGTACACGTGTTGAACTGCTGTCTAAGAGTGCTTTAACAAAAGATCAGATCGAATCACAATTTGATGAATTGCACCTGAAGCCGGATACCGTTGTCCTTTCAGGTAAAAACAATGAAATTGGCGTTGCTCAATTTAAAGGGGTTCTATCGCAAAAAGAAATAGCAGACCTTAAGACCAGCTTTACGAAAAAACTCGGAAATGAACCGAATGTCAGCACCGTTTCCCCTACCATCGGGAAGGAACTTGCTAGAAATGCGATCAAGTCTGTCATCATCGCATCCATCGGGATCATCATCTATGTAACGCTGCGATTTGAGCTTTATATGGCCCTTGCTGCCATCATTGCCTTGCTGTATGATGCATTCTTTATCATCGGGGTATTCAGCATCACCCGTCTGGAAGTCGACCTGACATTCATTGCGGCTGTATTGACCATCGTCGGCTACTCCATCAACGATACCATCGTTACATTCGACCGTATTCGTGAGAACATGGCGAAGAAACGCCGCATCAAGACACCAGAAGAGCTGGAAGAAGTGGTTAATAAAAGTGTGCGTCAAACATTTACACGTTCTGTCAACACGGTATTGACGGTTGTCATCACTGTTGTTGCCATGCTCATCTTCGGAAGCGAATCAATCCGAAACTTCTCTATTGCACTATTGATCGGATTGCTTTCCGGTGCGTATTCTTCCATCTTCATCGCTTCTCAGCTTTGGCTAGTATGGAAGAAAAAAGAACTTAAGAAAAAAGGTACAATCAAAACCGTTAAAGAAAAGAAAAAATGGAGCGACGAACCTCAAGTGTAA
- a CDS encoding post-transcriptional regulator, producing the protein MKDDHPYRMYYDSLEPAMLSKIEEFSLFGYGEVSIVDLWQYLTKKKWKKPEPSIRMHQLVHDILSVKVSEFMTFATIEAYRSPNWFTEVDEDELQELLHPKGK; encoded by the coding sequence ATGAAAGATGATCATCCTTACCGCATGTATTATGATTCATTGGAACCAGCGATGTTAAGCAAAATTGAGGAGTTCAGCCTGTTCGGCTACGGAGAAGTGTCCATTGTGGACCTTTGGCAGTACTTGACCAAAAAAAAGTGGAAGAAGCCTGAACCATCCATCCGCATGCATCAGCTGGTACATGATATTCTCTCGGTGAAGGTAAGCGAATTCATGACGTTTGCTACAATTGAAGCATACCGATCCCCTAATTGGTTCACCGAAGTGGATGAGGATGAACTTCAGGAGCTGCTTCACCCAAAAGGAAAATAA
- the spoVB gene encoding stage V sporulation protein B yields MSKFLKGTLILMMAGLITRVLGFINRIVVARFIGEEGVGLFMMAFPTLILVITITQMGIPVAISKNVAEAEARGDFKKIKKILVVSLAVTLSLSVIFTPALILLAPYLSHTLFTDPRTYYPLVAIAPIVPIVAISSVIRGYFQGRQNMAPAAFSQVIEQIIRILLIAIMTRAFLPYGIEYAAAGAMIASVLGELASLIYLFTAFKLKKKFKIRKNFFKSISSGKQTFKELMEIALPATGSRMIGSLSWFFEPIVVSHSLAIAGVAAVAATKQYGALTGYALPLLMLPSFITVSLSTSLVPAISEANSKKEFKTVEHRLQQALRFSLITGGLAVILLYVFAEPLMEIMYGSKNGAGFIKLMAPFFIFYYYQGPLQAVLQALNLARAAMINSLIGAIVKTAVIFLLATQPQFGINGAALGIVVGTLLVTLLHFMTVMKVIPFTIYVMDYVKFLAATLVSALASFWLYRVPFQELSMLPRLLGSIMVMCVLYTILLWTAGLIKRSDIVMFRKLIKK; encoded by the coding sequence ATGTCCAAGTTTTTAAAAGGGACTCTAATATTAATGATGGCAGGCCTCATTACCCGGGTATTAGGTTTTATCAATCGAATTGTCGTGGCAAGGTTCATTGGGGAAGAAGGAGTAGGATTATTCATGATGGCCTTCCCTACACTCATCCTAGTCATCACAATCACACAGATGGGGATCCCGGTTGCCATTTCAAAAAATGTAGCTGAAGCAGAAGCCAGGGGAGATTTCAAAAAAATTAAAAAGATCCTTGTGGTCTCCCTCGCTGTTACACTTTCACTCTCTGTCATCTTTACGCCAGCCCTGATATTGTTGGCGCCGTATCTTTCCCATACCCTTTTTACGGACCCGCGCACTTACTATCCGCTGGTTGCCATTGCTCCTATTGTTCCGATCGTAGCCATATCCTCTGTCATCAGAGGTTATTTTCAAGGGCGCCAAAATATGGCTCCCGCAGCATTTTCACAGGTCATCGAACAAATCATCCGCATCCTTTTGATTGCCATTATGACAAGGGCCTTTCTCCCATATGGCATCGAATATGCGGCAGCTGGCGCCATGATCGCCTCTGTCCTTGGCGAATTGGCATCACTTATTTATCTATTCACTGCATTTAAATTAAAAAAGAAATTCAAAATACGTAAAAATTTCTTTAAATCCATATCCTCCGGAAAACAAACATTCAAGGAGCTTATGGAAATTGCCTTGCCAGCCACCGGAAGCCGGATGATCGGCTCCTTATCATGGTTTTTTGAACCGATTGTCGTTTCCCACAGCCTGGCGATTGCCGGTGTGGCAGCCGTTGCTGCAACAAAGCAATATGGGGCTTTGACAGGATACGCCCTGCCGCTTCTTATGCTCCCGTCATTCATAACGGTTTCTCTTTCGACCTCATTGGTGCCAGCCATAAGTGAAGCCAATTCTAAAAAAGAATTTAAGACTGTTGAACACCGGCTTCAACAGGCATTAAGGTTCTCCTTGATTACGGGCGGACTTGCTGTCATCCTTCTCTATGTCTTTGCTGAACCATTAATGGAGATTATGTACGGGTCTAAGAACGGGGCCGGTTTCATCAAGCTCATGGCGCCATTTTTTATTTTCTATTATTATCAGGGACCGCTTCAAGCCGTTCTCCAAGCTTTGAACCTTGCACGTGCAGCCATGATCAACAGCCTCATTGGAGCCATTGTGAAAACAGCAGTCATCTTCCTACTGGCCACACAACCGCAGTTTGGCATCAATGGAGCAGCATTGGGGATTGTTGTCGGCACCCTTTTGGTTACTCTCCTGCATTTCATGACAGTAATGAAAGTGATTCCCTTTACTATCTATGTCATGGACTATGTAAAATTTCTGGCAGCTACTCTGGTTTCCGCATTGGCGAGCTTCTGGCTTTATCGGGTGCCATTCCAGGAACTCAGCATGCTCCCTCGTCTATTGGGAAGCATTATGGTGATGTGCGTGCTTTACACTATCCTCTTATGGACGGCCGGCTTAATCAAGAGAAGTGATATCGTGATGTTCAGGAAACTCATAAAAAAATGA
- a CDS encoding DUF421 domain-containing protein, with translation MQMYGVIMFRTIFLYAVILIIFRLMGKREIGELSILDLVVFIMIAEMAVMAIEKPSEDLMHTLLPMLVLLLVQITFAWISLKNKRFRDLVDGKPVILINKGKIDETMMKKQRYNFDDLMVQLRENDIRNIADVEFAILETSGKLSVFEKEEDSESTVTLPLILDGDIIHENLNTIGKNPFWLKKELKERGYIQTKDISFCSWQNGEFYIDLKDN, from the coding sequence ATGCAGATGTACGGCGTCATCATGTTCCGGACCATTTTCTTATATGCAGTGATTTTGATCATTTTTCGTTTGATGGGTAAAAGGGAAATCGGTGAGTTAAGCATACTGGATTTAGTCGTCTTCATCATGATCGCAGAAATGGCAGTGATGGCAATCGAGAAGCCCTCAGAGGACTTAATGCATACCCTGCTTCCGATGCTCGTTTTGCTTCTTGTTCAAATCACTTTTGCATGGATATCACTGAAAAATAAAAGGTTCAGGGATCTAGTGGATGGAAAGCCTGTTATATTGATCAATAAAGGAAAAATCGATGAAACCATGATGAAGAAGCAGCGCTATAATTTTGATGATTTAATGGTGCAGTTAAGGGAGAATGATATTCGGAATATAGCTGATGTTGAATTTGCCATTCTTGAAACATCAGGAAAACTGTCGGTATTTGAGAAGGAAGAGGATTCTGAAAGCACCGTTACCTTGCCTCTTATTTTAGATGGGGACATCATTCATGAAAATTTGAATACGATCGGAAAAAATCCTTTTTGGCTTAAGAAAGAACTGAAGGAGAGAGGATATATTCAAACGAAAGATATTTCTTTTTGCAGTTGGCAGAATGGCGAATTTTACATTGATCTAAAGGACAATTAA
- a CDS encoding TIGR04086 family membrane protein — translation MLSGLLAILILAMLSSLVFSLILRFTSADESSINLFVTIISFISLFIGGFVSGGKGRQKGLMLGGLTGVIYSVLVFLFQYLGLDALFSMKQMIYHGCFIITAMMGGVLGVNMSGGKTGSSN, via the coding sequence ATTTTAAGCGGATTATTGGCCATCCTCATTCTTGCAATGCTGTCGAGTTTGGTTTTTTCTTTGATCCTGCGCTTTACATCAGCCGATGAATCCTCTATCAATTTATTTGTAACGATCATTTCATTTATCAGCCTGTTTATCGGTGGATTTGTTTCAGGAGGAAAAGGCCGGCAGAAAGGTCTTATGCTCGGAGGTCTGACCGGCGTCATTTATTCTGTGCTGGTATTCCTATTCCAATACTTAGGGCTCGATGCCCTCTTCTCCATGAAACAGATGATTTATCACGGCTGCTTCATCATCACAGCCATGATGGGCGGCGTACTCGGAGTCAATATGTCTGGTGGCAAGACAGGTAGTTCAAATTAA
- the yajC gene encoding preprotein translocase subunit YajC produces MQGLLGTVGPLLLMFVLFYFLLIRPQQKRQKSVQQMQSDLQKGDRIVTIGGIHGIVDAIDEGTIVLLSGDGSRLTFDRAAIREVKESVKK; encoded by the coding sequence ATGCAAGGATTATTGGGTACTGTAGGTCCATTGCTTTTGATGTTCGTATTGTTTTATTTCCTTTTGATCCGCCCGCAGCAAAAACGCCAGAAATCTGTCCAGCAGATGCAGAGTGATTTGCAAAAAGGTGATCGAATCGTGACAATCGGCGGAATTCATGGAATTGTCGATGCAATCGATGAAGGAACAATCGTACTTCTAAGCGGTGATGGTTCACGTTTGACTTTCGATCGTGCTGCCATCCGTGAAGTGAAGGAATCTGTAAAGAAGTAA